In Halarcobacter bivalviorum, a genomic segment contains:
- a CDS encoding arsenic transporter: MILASSIFLITLIFVIWQPKGLQIGTTAVLGAIVALLAGVVSFEDVLVVSDIVWDATLAFIGIIILSMVLDEIGFFEWCAIKMAKLSRGNGHLMFVYALLLGSFVSALFANDGAALILTPILLAKMRILKLNAKTILAFLLAGGFISDSASLPFVFSNLTNIVTANYFDIGFLEYLSRMFVPYVVSTVVTISFLWAFLRKDIPREIDVSLLKNPDEVLKNKTLFKFSWLFLILLLVGYFIGDNYDLPVSVFALGGGLIFLAIASYTKSARAWLTIKTAPWQVVWFSIGLYIVVYGLKNAGLTDYLASILQDLVQRGDVIAILGTGFISAFLSAIMNNMPTVMIMDIALTDIPNETLAYANIIGCNLGPKMTPFGSLATLLWLHVLSQKGVKIGFWQYSKFGLIVTPPILFVVLLTLV; this comes from the coding sequence ATGATATTAGCAAGTTCAATTTTTTTGATTACTTTAATATTTGTTATTTGGCAACCAAAAGGTCTTCAAATAGGAACAACAGCTGTTCTTGGTGCAATAGTAGCTTTACTTGCTGGAGTTGTTAGTTTTGAGGATGTGTTAGTTGTAAGTGATATAGTTTGGGATGCAACTTTAGCTTTTATAGGAATAATAATTCTTTCGATGGTTTTAGATGAAATTGGTTTCTTTGAGTGGTGTGCTATTAAAATGGCAAAACTTTCAAGGGGAAATGGGCATTTAATGTTTGTATATGCCTTACTTCTTGGAAGTTTTGTTTCAGCACTTTTTGCAAATGATGGTGCAGCATTAATTCTAACACCAATTCTTTTAGCAAAAATGAGAATACTAAAATTAAATGCAAAAACAATTTTAGCCTTTTTACTTGCTGGTGGTTTTATTAGTGATTCTGCTTCTTTACCATTTGTTTTTTCAAATCTTACAAATATAGTTACAGCTAACTATTTTGATATAGGTTTCTTAGAGTATTTATCACGTATGTTTGTTCCATATGTTGTAAGTACAGTAGTTACTATCTCTTTTTTATGGGCTTTTTTACGGAAAGATATTCCAAGAGAAATTGATGTAAGTTTACTTAAAAATCCAGATGAAGTGTTAAAAAATAAAACTCTTTTTAAATTTTCATGGCTTTTTTTAATACTTTTATTAGTAGGTTATTTTATTGGTGATAACTATGACTTACCAGTTTCTGTATTTGCTTTAGGTGGTGGTTTGATTTTCTTAGCTATTGCAAGTTATACAAAAAGTGCAAGAGCTTGGCTTACTATTAAAACAGCACCTTGGCAAGTTGTATGGTTTAGTATTGGTCTTTATATTGTAGTTTATGGTTTAAAAAATGCAGGTCTTACTGATTATTTAGCATCTATTTTACAAGATTTAGTTCAAAGAGGTGATGTGATTGCTATTTTAGGAACAGGTTTTATATCGGCATTTTTAAGTGCAATTATGAATAATATGCCAACAGTTATGATTATGGATATTGCTTTAACTGATATTCCAAATGAGACATTAGCTTATGCAAATATTATTGGATGTAATTTAGGACCTAAGATGACACCATTTGGTTCTTTAGCAACTTTACTATGGCTTCATGTTTTATCACAAAAGGGTGTTAAAATTGGTTTTTGGCAATATAGTAAATTTGGTTTAATAGTAACTCCACCTATTTTATTTGTGGTGTTATTAACATTAGTATAG
- a CDS encoding ankyrin repeat domain-containing protein yields the protein MKSLLSSLVVLLLVFTGCSSKQDSDITKIDNKNNEEKVSNSDSDFISELALHDAIRAKDIEIVKDLISHGVEIDKKDLYGYTPLHLAVRFGLYDIVDLLISKGANVNNVDDYEDTPLLDSTRNSTNDISRLLLCNGANSNVMDKHDMKPIHNASKNNDLYIVEMIQNKSIINMCEKLDITLDSYSQKDNKICGKIEKGIAKNIKVTITDENSESLKPHEEVEAQIILDTYCAQLSKEISENNPYIVTVIGTNSIDKDIESSSLEKIKIKEVKQEVFIEGLYEDLVKEFQNDFDTWNAELDKQGLVFRFKKQEVLFANGSSEVKQAFKDILDEFFPRYIKVIEKYKDEILDIRVEGHTSSSYGVIKDEQVKYNKNKELSENRAKKVYDYTVNNIVNSQEEIDKEWLNKIYSYHGMSYDDLILNELGEEDEVQSRRVEFRINKKIN from the coding sequence ATGAAAAGTTTATTAAGTAGTTTAGTAGTTTTACTATTAGTATTTACAGGATGTTCTAGTAAACAAGATAGTGATATTACAAAAATAGATAATAAAAACAATGAAGAAAAAGTATCTAATAGTGATTCAGATTTTATTAGTGAATTAGCTTTACATGATGCAATTAGAGCAAAAGATATAGAGATTGTTAAAGATTTAATTTCTCATGGAGTAGAAATTGATAAAAAAGATTTATATGGATATACACCTCTACATTTAGCAGTTAGATTTGGTTTATATGATATTGTAGATTTATTAATTTCAAAAGGTGCTAATGTTAATAACGTAGATGATTATGAAGATACACCACTTTTAGATTCAACTAGAAATAGTACAAATGACATTTCAAGACTTTTATTATGTAATGGAGCAAATAGTAATGTTATGGATAAACATGATATGAAACCTATTCATAATGCTTCTAAAAATAATGATTTATACATTGTAGAAATGATTCAAAATAAATCTATAATTAATATGTGTGAGAAATTAGATATTACTTTAGATTCATATTCTCAAAAAGATAATAAAATTTGTGGAAAAATAGAAAAAGGAATTGCAAAAAATATTAAAGTAACAATTACTGATGAAAATTCTGAGTCTTTAAAACCACATGAAGAAGTAGAGGCACAAATTATTTTAGATACATACTGTGCACAACTTTCAAAAGAAATTTCTGAAAACAATCCTTATATTGTAACAGTTATAGGTACAAATTCAATTGATAAAGATATTGAAAGTTCAAGTTTAGAAAAAATAAAAATTAAAGAAGTAAAGCAAGAGGTTTTTATTGAAGGTTTATATGAAGACTTAGTAAAAGAATTTCAAAATGATTTTGATACGTGGAATGCAGAATTAGATAAACAAGGACTTGTTTTTAGATTTAAAAAACAAGAAGTTCTTTTTGCTAATGGAAGTAGTGAGGTAAAACAAGCTTTCAAAGATATTCTTGATGAATTTTTTCCAAGATATATTAAAGTTATAGAAAAATATAAAGATGAAATTCTTGATATCAGAGTTGAAGGACATACTTCTTCATCATATGGTGTTATAAAAGATGAGCAAGTTAAATATAATAAAAATAAAGAATTATCTGAAAATAGAGCAAAAAAAGTTTATGACTATACAGTTAATAATATAGTAAATTCACAGGAAGAAATAGACAAAGAATGGCTAAATAAAATATACTCTTATCATGGGATGTCTTATGATGATTTAATTCTTAATGAATTAGGTGAAGAAGATGAAGTTCAATCAAGAAGAGTAGAGTTTAGAATTAATAAAAAAATAAATTAA
- a CDS encoding diguanylate cyclase: MQNSILKIIFISMILFNFVIANTSLKLSNNIKSNIDILANQVELFFQTNTAKRDIYISNLFKVYYENYEKISAIEIINNNNKVIYSSFRNDEIMTLEKDKELPQDFNERKELYKKDIHNIQGKKIATLIVYFQNTINFTQQELNYLQNKKVLRVQNDASLPPYNFNENGVPTGYAIDYLELIANELAIEIEYVPGKWNDFMNMLENEELDLMINVLKSKKREERFLFSNKAFVTSPLAMLTRIEHKDVHTFKEMEGETMALVEGYHSYDRVKRDYPHINIYPTADTLSMMKAVAQGKADGAYGLKSVLDYNINKHFLSNLKTMKNIDDDEFGFYFAYNKENLILKSIIQKAEKLISKKDIDDLNKKWFKKFKETKKRSKDYLFTKKEIEYLNTKGAITMCVTPNFSPFEFITKKGEYTGIIANYIEVLSKNSGIKFEVLGKESWSDSLNAVKNKLCDILPFAIQTTSRNDYLIFTKEYYTFSNVIATRDNEIFINSLDELKDKKIAVVRDHASKELILRKYPDINMIEVNSALDGLRKVSKGEIFAFIGLFPTIAQILQKQNIENVKITGKTSIEMNARIAIRDDEYILQSILNKAINSVKEEDKEQVLDKWLTVIKEEKLNTKLFIQIISLVLILSAIIIIYTIYNSNRILKKLSQTDKLTNIYNRFKLDSLIEEEINRKKRYGQDLSIILLDIDFFKKINDGYGHLHGDKILQEFANIISKNIRETDHFGRWGGEEFLLILPNTNGINAYNLAEKLRKIIETHIFYDNIRITSSFGVAECTNEESNICLKNVDKALYEAKNSNRNCVKMHK; this comes from the coding sequence ATGCAAAATAGTATCTTGAAGATTATCTTTATTTCTATGATTTTATTTAATTTTGTCATTGCAAACACTTCTTTAAAACTATCAAACAATATTAAGTCAAATATCGATATTCTCGCCAACCAAGTAGAATTATTTTTTCAAACCAATACAGCTAAAAGAGATATTTATATTTCAAATCTATTTAAAGTTTATTATGAAAATTATGAAAAAATTTCTGCAATTGAGATTATAAATAATAACAATAAAGTAATCTATAGTTCTTTTAGAAATGATGAGATTATGACTTTAGAAAAAGATAAAGAATTACCTCAAGATTTTAATGAAAGAAAAGAGTTATATAAAAAAGATATTCATAATATTCAAGGGAAAAAAATAGCTACATTAATAGTTTATTTTCAAAACACAATAAACTTTACTCAACAAGAATTAAATTATCTTCAAAATAAAAAAGTGTTAAGAGTACAAAATGATGCTAGTTTACCTCCCTACAACTTTAATGAAAATGGTGTTCCAACAGGATATGCAATTGACTATTTAGAATTAATCGCAAATGAATTAGCTATAGAAATTGAGTATGTTCCTGGAAAATGGAATGATTTTATGAATATGTTAGAAAATGAAGAATTAGACTTAATGATAAATGTTTTAAAATCAAAAAAGAGAGAAGAAAGATTTTTATTTTCAAACAAAGCTTTTGTAACATCTCCCCTTGCCATGCTTACTAGAATTGAACATAAAGATGTTCATACTTTTAAAGAAATGGAAGGAGAAACTATGGCACTTGTAGAAGGGTACCATAGTTATGATAGAGTAAAAAGAGATTATCCTCATATAAATATATACCCTACTGCAGATACTTTATCTATGATGAAAGCTGTAGCACAAGGAAAAGCAGATGGAGCCTATGGACTTAAGTCTGTTCTTGACTACAATATAAATAAACACTTTTTATCAAACCTAAAGACTATGAAAAATATAGATGATGATGAATTTGGTTTTTATTTTGCATACAATAAAGAGAATCTTATTTTAAAAAGTATTATCCAAAAAGCAGAAAAATTAATTTCAAAAAAAGATATTGATGATTTAAATAAAAAATGGTTTAAAAAATTTAAAGAAACAAAAAAAAGAAGTAAAGATTATCTATTCACAAAAAAAGAAATTGAGTATTTAAATACTAAAGGTGCTATTACTATGTGTGTAACACCTAACTTCTCACCTTTTGAATTTATAACAAAAAAAGGTGAATATACAGGAATTATTGCAAATTATATTGAAGTATTATCAAAAAATTCAGGAATAAAATTTGAAGTATTAGGAAAAGAATCATGGAGTGATTCTCTTAATGCTGTAAAAAATAAACTATGTGATATCTTACCTTTTGCTATACAAACTACAAGTAGAAATGATTATCTGATTTTTACAAAAGAGTATTATACTTTTTCAAATGTAATTGCTACAAGAGACAATGAAATATTTATCAACTCATTAGATGAGCTAAAAGATAAAAAAATTGCTGTTGTAAGAGATCATGCTTCAAAAGAGTTAATTTTAAGAAAATATCCAGATATTAATATGATTGAAGTAAATAGTGCTCTTGATGGTTTAAGAAAAGTAAGTAAAGGAGAAATATTTGCTTTTATTGGACTATTCCCTACTATTGCACAAATACTCCAAAAACAAAATATTGAAAATGTGAAAATCACAGGTAAAACTTCTATTGAGATGAATGCAAGAATTGCAATTAGAGATGATGAATATATTCTACAAAGTATTTTAAATAAAGCAATAAATAGTGTAAAAGAAGAAGATAAAGAACAAGTATTAGATAAATGGTTAACCGTTATAAAAGAAGAAAAATTAAACACAAAACTATTTATTCAAATAATCTCTTTAGTGTTAATATTATCTGCCATTATCATTATATATACAATTTATAACTCAAATAGAATATTAAAAAAACTTTCACAAACAGATAAACTTACTAATATCTATAATAGATTTAAACTAGACTCATTAATTGAAGAAGAAATAAATAGAAAAAAAAGATATGGTCAAGACCTTAGTATTATATTACTTGATATAGATTTTTTCAAAAAAATAAATGATGGATATGGACATCTACATGGGGATAAAATACTTCAAGAATTTGCAAATATAATTAGTAAAAATATAAGAGAAACAGACCATTTTGGTAGATGGGGAGGAGAAGAGTTTCTACTTATTCTTCCTAATACAAATGGAATAAATGCTTACAATTTAGCAGAAAAGCTTAGAAAAATCATAGAAACACATATCTTCTATGATAATATAAGAATAACTTCAAGTTTTGGTGTTGCTGAGTGTACAAATGAAGAGAGTAATATATGCTTAAAAAATGTAGATAAAGCTTTATATGAAGCAAAAAATAGCAATAGAAACTGTGTGAAAATGCACAAATAA
- a CDS encoding WG repeat-containing protein — MRQIFILIATILVISGCSFKDNTTVVSESNKDGVINKDGEVIVKPIYKKVYNFTTVEDNNYSHPHYINLHWLHIDDKEYAVVKNIDNKLGIIDKDGDLKLKAIFDSIGQFFNGYAKVEIAGKYGLINEDFEVVLKPIYDEVRNVIDGSIIVKNYTKNGQAKYACLDTDMDMVASFDYDMIYLSNEERMRIVKDDKWGFMNTDCKVTVEPKYSFVDDYSRGIARVKIDNLWSYVDLNGDEITPKSFTDADNF; from the coding sequence ATGAGACAAATATTTATTTTAATAGCTACAATTTTAGTTATTAGTGGCTGTAGTTTTAAGGATAATACAACTGTAGTTTCAGAATCAAATAAGGATGGAGTTATTAATAAGGATGGTGAAGTTATAGTTAAACCTATATATAAAAAAGTATATAACTTTACTACTGTTGAAGATAATAACTATAGTCATCCTCACTATATAAATCTACATTGGTTACATATTGATGATAAAGAGTATGCTGTTGTTAAAAATATTGATAATAAATTAGGAATAATTGATAAAGATGGTGATTTAAAATTAAAAGCTATTTTTGATTCAATTGGACAATTTTTTAATGGTTATGCAAAAGTTGAAATAGCAGGTAAATATGGCTTAATCAATGAAGATTTTGAAGTAGTTTTAAAACCTATTTATGATGAAGTAAGAAATGTAATTGATGGTTCAATTATTGTTAAAAACTATACTAAAAATGGACAAGCAAAATATGCTTGTTTAGACACAGATATGGATATGGTAGCTTCTTTTGATTATGATATGATTTATTTATCAAATGAAGAGAGAATGAGAATTGTAAAAGATGATAAATGGGGATTTATGAATACTGATTGTAAAGTTACTGTAGAACCTAAATATAGCTTTGTTGATGACTATTCAAGAGGAATTGCAAGGGTTAAAATAGATAATTTATGGTCTTATGTTGATTTAAATGGAGATGAGATAACTCCTAAATCTTTTACTGACGCAGATAACTTTTAA
- a CDS encoding arsenate reductase ArsC, whose translation MKKVLILCTGNSCRSIIAEALINAKLDGVSSDSSGVKASGRVNPNAQKLLEQKGIWKEEYHSKTIDKVLDNEYDLVVTVCDHANETCPMFPYATKVIHIGFEDPDGKDFSAFLNTYEEIETVLLPKVKETLGL comes from the coding sequence ATGAAAAAAGTATTAATTTTATGTACAGGAAATTCTTGTAGAAGTATTATCGCTGAAGCACTTATAAATGCAAAATTAGATGGTGTAAGTTCTGATTCATCTGGTGTAAAAGCAAGTGGAAGAGTTAATCCAAATGCACAAAAACTATTAGAGCAAAAAGGCATTTGGAAGGAGGAGTATCATTCAAAAACTATTGATAAAGTTTTAGACAATGAGTATGACTTAGTAGTAACTGTTTGTGATCATGCAAATGAAACTTGTCCAATGTTTCCTTATGCAACTAAAGTTATTCATATTGGTTTTGAAGATCCAGATGGAAAAGATTTTTCTGCATTTCTTAATACATATGAAGAGATTGAGACTGTGTTATTACCAAAAGTTAAAGAGACTTTAGGTTTATAA
- the tkt gene encoding transketolase, with product MSKQLLQKQADTIRFLAADMVQKANSGHPGAPMGMADIATVLSAHLNLNPSNDKWLNRDRLVFSGGHATGLVYSLLHLWGFDVSLSDMKEFRQLNSKTPGHPEYGHTHGVEITTGPLGQGIANTVGFAMASKYAQNILGKEVINHNVYCLCGDGDLQEGISYEACATAGHLNLDNLVIIYDSNEITIEGDTSIAWSENVKKRFQAINFEVFEVDGHNFEQIDKAIIAAKASDKPALIIANTAIGKGAATMEGSHHTHGAPLGEDEIKASKIKAGFDPEETFVVPYDIKGAFDKLIKGVEAENAWTESLSDEAKAKIEELQNPNFDAIKYPEFEVGSKVATRSSNHKILNAIADAIPGFLGGSADLAPSNKTELANTGDFPNGKNIHFGIKEHAMAAMTNAMNLYGLFRVFSATFFVFSDYLKPSARIAALASIPQHFVWTHDSIGVGEDGPTHQPIEHLSQFRALPNFYTFRPADASENVESWKVAFKMNAPTAFVCSRQDLEVLKDERAYGNVSNGGYLLKQREGATVTIMASGSEVTLALKTACELDKEGIKANIVSVPCFDLLVEQDKEYISKIIDSNTKVFAVEAARGMEYYKFADVVFGMDTFGASGPAGDLFKEFGFTVESLVERIKNEL from the coding sequence ATGTCAAAACAACTACTTCAAAAACAAGCAGATACAATCAGGTTTTTAGCGGCTGATATGGTACAAAAAGCTAACTCAGGGCACCCAGGTGCACCAATGGGTATGGCTGATATTGCAACTGTATTAAGTGCACATTTAAATTTAAATCCATCAAATGATAAATGGTTAAATAGAGATAGATTAGTATTTTCAGGTGGACATGCAACAGGTTTAGTTTACTCTTTATTACACCTTTGGGGATTTGATGTAAGCTTATCAGATATGAAAGAGTTTAGACAATTAAACTCAAAAACACCAGGTCATCCAGAATATGGTCATACACATGGGGTTGAAATTACAACTGGTCCTTTAGGTCAAGGTATTGCAAATACAGTTGGTTTTGCAATGGCTTCTAAATATGCACAAAATATTTTAGGAAAAGAAGTTATTAACCATAATGTATATTGTCTTTGTGGAGATGGAGATTTACAAGAAGGTATCTCTTATGAGGCATGTGCAACAGCAGGACATTTAAACTTAGATAATCTTGTAATTATTTATGATTCAAATGAAATCACAATTGAAGGTGATACATCAATTGCATGGTCTGAAAATGTTAAGAAAAGATTCCAAGCAATTAACTTTGAAGTATTTGAAGTAGATGGACATAATTTTGAGCAAATTGATAAAGCTATTATTGCTGCAAAAGCTTCAGATAAACCAGCACTTATTATTGCAAATACTGCAATTGGAAAAGGTGCAGCTACAATGGAAGGAAGTCATCATACACATGGTGCTCCATTAGGTGAAGATGAGATTAAAGCATCTAAAATCAAAGCTGGATTTGATCCAGAAGAGACTTTTGTTGTTCCTTATGATATTAAAGGTGCTTTTGATAAATTAATTAAAGGTGTAGAGGCTGAAAATGCTTGGACGGAGTCTTTATCTGATGAAGCAAAAGCTAAAATTGAAGAGTTACAAAATCCTAATTTTGATGCAATTAAATATCCAGAGTTTGAAGTAGGAAGTAAAGTTGCAACAAGAAGTTCAAATCATAAAATCTTAAATGCAATTGCAGATGCAATTCCAGGATTCTTAGGTGGTTCAGCTGACCTTGCTCCATCAAATAAAACAGAATTAGCAAATACTGGTGATTTCCCAAATGGAAAAAATATCCACTTTGGGATTAAAGAGCATGCTATGGCAGCAATGACAAATGCAATGAATCTTTACGGATTATTTAGAGTATTCTCTGCTACATTCTTTGTATTCTCAGATTATTTAAAACCAAGTGCAAGAATTGCAGCATTAGCTTCAATTCCACAACATTTTGTATGGACACATGATTCTATTGGTGTTGGAGAAGATGGTCCAACTCACCAACCAATTGAACATTTATCTCAATTTAGAGCATTACCAAATTTTTATACATTTAGACCTGCTGATGCAAGTGAAAATGTTGAGTCTTGGAAAGTTGCTTTTAAAATGAATGCTCCAACTGCATTTGTATGTTCAAGACAAGATTTAGAAGTTCTTAAAGATGAAAGAGCATATGGTAATGTATCAAATGGTGGATATTTATTAAAACAAAGAGAGGGTGCAACAGTTACAATCATGGCTTCTGGTTCAGAAGTTACTTTAGCACTTAAAACTGCTTGTGAATTAGATAAAGAAGGTATTAAAGCAAATATTGTTTCAGTTCCTTGTTTTGATTTACTTGTTGAGCAGGATAAAGAGTATATCTCAAAAATTATTGACTCAAATACAAAAGTATTTGCAGTAGAAGCAGCTAGAGGTATGGAGTATTATAAGTTTGCTGATGTAGTATTTGGTATGGATACTTTTGGTGCTTCAGGACCTGCTGGAGACTTATTCAAAGAGTTTGGATTTACAGTAGAATCTTTAGTAGAAAGAATTAAAAACGAATTATAA
- a CDS encoding AraC family transcriptional regulator: protein MNKQILKVLHYIETHLDDELSINTLAKIAGYSPFYFCKIFKASVGESVMSYALRLKINKASTNIINTKNSIIEIAFDIGFETPNGFNKAFKKVFNMTPTEYRSKHVELLCKYKENRMKQPEIKYRETVYVIYNTKYGAYENSVCTAWDELIWKLDSQNRINILSNSELFGICYSDPETTPENEIRYDAAISCKKEEVDTFIEKGFYVKKIEGGKFATLSYFGKDETNRVWMDLFSWIVENNLSNQCKNIPPFEKYLNWSPEISDEEIIKEIYIPLD, encoded by the coding sequence ATGAATAAACAGATTTTGAAAGTATTACACTATATAGAGACTCATTTAGATGATGAACTTAGTATAAATACTTTGGCAAAAATTGCAGGATATTCTCCTTTTTATTTTTGTAAAATTTTTAAAGCAAGTGTTGGAGAGTCAGTAATGTCATATGCTTTAAGATTAAAAATAAACAAAGCCTCAACAAATATTATCAATACAAAAAACTCAATTATTGAGATTGCTTTTGATATAGGATTTGAAACCCCTAATGGTTTTAATAAAGCATTTAAAAAAGTTTTTAATATGACTCCCACAGAATATAGAAGTAAACATGTTGAATTACTATGTAAATATAAGGAGAATAGAATGAAACAACCAGAAATTAAGTATAGAGAAACAGTATATGTAATATATAATACAAAATATGGAGCTTATGAGAATAGTGTATGTACAGCTTGGGATGAATTAATTTGGAAACTTGATTCTCAAAATAGAATAAATATTCTAAGTAATAGTGAACTATTTGGTATTTGTTATAGTGATCCTGAAACAACACCTGAAAATGAGATACGATATGATGCCGCAATTTCTTGTAAAAAAGAAGAAGTTGATACTTTTATTGAGAAAGGGTTTTATGTTAAAAAAATAGAAGGTGGAAAGTTTGCTACTTTATCTTATTTTGGGAAGGATGAGACAAATAGAGTTTGGATGGATTTGTTCTCTTGGATAGTAGAAAATAATTTATCAAATCAATGTAAAAATATTCCACCTTTTGAAAAGTACTTAAATTGGTCTCCTGAAATTAGTGATGAAGAGATTATTAAAGAAATTTATATTCCTTTAGACTAG
- a CDS encoding ArsR/SmtB family transcription factor, with translation MDIFLKSASALNDETRVKLLKFINIHGKCCVCDLENSFKMIQSRLSRHLKILKEAGFLRVDREGRWAYYSVRIPLDEFRQASIKEIMTLDIELPDLKKVC, from the coding sequence ATGGATATTTTTTTAAAATCTGCATCTGCATTGAATGATGAGACAAGAGTTAAATTATTAAAATTTATAAATATTCATGGAAAATGTTGTGTATGTGATTTAGAGAATTCTTTTAAAATGATTCAATCAAGATTATCAAGGCATTTAAAAATATTAAAAGAAGCAGGTTTTTTAAGAGTAGATAGAGAAGGTCGTTGGGCTTATTACTCAGTTAGAATACCCCTTGATGAATTTAGACAAGCAAGTATAAAAGAAATTATGACTTTAGATATAGAATTACCAGATTTAAAAAAGGTTTGTTAG
- a CDS encoding gamma-glutamylcyclotransferase family protein, which yields MTETLFVYGTLMPNCPNGHVLENIVGKFVPATVKGRLIDAGWSASMGYPGIRLDAGDDTIHGFLFYSSNLINHWDYLDEFEGEEFERTPVIAERYDELDVDTFIYTLKQEVLDMEEDS from the coding sequence ATGACAGAAACATTATTTGTTTATGGAACACTAATGCCAAATTGTCCAAATGGTCATGTTTTAGAAAATATTGTAGGTAAATTTGTACCTGCGACAGTAAAAGGAAGATTAATTGATGCAGGTTGGTCTGCTTCAATGGGATACCCAGGTATTAGGCTTGATGCAGGGGATGATACTATTCATGGTTTTCTTTTTTACTCGTCAAATTTAATCAATCACTGGGACTATTTAGATGAATTTGAGGGTGAAGAATTTGAAAGAACACCTGTTATAGCAGAAAGGTATGACGAGTTAGATGTGGATACTTTTATTTATACTTTAAAACAAGAAGTATTAGATATGGAAGAGGACTCATAA